A single region of the Brachypodium distachyon strain Bd21 chromosome 3, Brachypodium_distachyon_v3.0, whole genome shotgun sequence genome encodes:
- the LOC100829820 gene encoding polypyrimidine tract-binding protein homolog 1 isoform X2: MPSGSTQFRYTQTPSKVLHLRNMPWEATEEELVELCKPFGRVVNTMCNVGANRNQAFVEFADQNQAISMVSYYASSSEPAQVRGKTVYIQYSNRQEITNNKGTGDSSGNVLLVTFEDVQPNDVSIDVIHLVFSAFGFVHKIATFEKAAGFQALIQYTDAPTALEAKNSLDGRSIPRYLLPEHVSICHLRITFSAHKDLNIKFQSHRSRDYTNPYLPVNPTAIEGIAQLTLGPDGKVKEPESNVLLASIENMQYAVGVDVLHTVFNSFGTVQKIAMFEKNGGMQALIQYPDISTAAVAKQALEGHCIYDGGYCKLHLSYSRHTDLNVKKNKLLLYRGRIICHSICQST, encoded by the exons ATGCCGTCGGGGTCGACGCAGTTCCGATACACGCAGACGCCGTCCAAGGTGCTGCACCTGCGGAATATGCCGTGGGAGgccaccgaggaggagctcgtcgaGCTCTGCAAGCCCTTCGGCAGGGTCGTCAACACCATGTGCAACGTCGGCGCCAACCGCAACCAGGCCTTCGTCGAGTTT GCGGATCAAAACCAGGCAATTTCAATGGTTTCATATTATGCCTCATCTTCAGAACCTGCTCAAGTTCGTGGTAAAACTGTATATATACAGTATTCAAATAGGCAAGAAATTACCAACAATAAAGGCACCGGTGATTCTTCTGGCAATGTCCTGCTTGTCACTTTTGAAGATGTCCAGCCCAATGATGTTAGCATAGATGTTATTCATTTG GTATTCTCTGCTTTTGGGTTTGTTCACAAGATAGCAACGTTTGAGAAAGCTGCTGGTTTTCAG GCACTTATCCAATATACCGATGCCCCAACTGCTCTAGAAGCAAAAAATTCATTGGATGGAAGAAGCATCCCGAG ATATCTGCTCCCTGAGCATGTCAGCATTTGCCACTTGCGTATAACATTTTCTGCGCACAAAGATCTGAATATTAAATTTCAGTCACATCGCAGCAG GGATTACACAAATCCTTATCTTCCTGTTAATCCAACAGCAATCGAGGGAATTGCACAG CTCACATTAGGGCCTGACGGGAAGGTTAAGGAGCCTGAGAGCAATGTACTTTTAGCATCAATTGAGAACATGCAGTATGCTGTGGGAGTGGATGTTCTACACACT GTGTTCAATTCTTTTGGTACTGTCCAAAAGATTGCAATGTTTGAGAAGAATGGTGGAATGCAGGCTCTAATACAATATCCAG ATATATCCACAGCAGCAGTTGCTAAACAAGCTTTGGAGGGGCATTGCATATATGATGGTGGTTACTGTAAGCTTCATCTGTCATACTCTCGTCATACTGATCTCAATGTAAAG AAAAACAAACTATTGCTATATCGAGGCAGAATAATCTGTCATTCAATTTGCCAAA GCACATGA
- the LOC100829820 gene encoding polypyrimidine tract-binding protein homolog 1 isoform X4 has translation MPSGSTQFRYTQTPSKVLHLRNMPWEATEEELVELCKPFGRVVNTMCNVGANRNQAFVEFADQNQAISMVSYYASSSEPAQVRGKTVYIQYSNRQEITNNKGTGDSSGNVLLVTFEDVQPNDVSIDVIHLVFSAFGFVHKIATFEKAAGFQALIQYTDAPTALEAKNSLDGRSIPRYLLPEHVSICHLRITFSAHKDLNIKFQSHRSRDYTNPYLPVNPTAIEGIAQLTLGPDGKVKEPESNVLLASIENMQYAVGVDVLHTVFNSFGTVQKIAMFEKNGGMQALIQYPVSELGNFSREVLEFVKT, from the exons ATGCCGTCGGGGTCGACGCAGTTCCGATACACGCAGACGCCGTCCAAGGTGCTGCACCTGCGGAATATGCCGTGGGAGgccaccgaggaggagctcgtcgaGCTCTGCAAGCCCTTCGGCAGGGTCGTCAACACCATGTGCAACGTCGGCGCCAACCGCAACCAGGCCTTCGTCGAGTTT GCGGATCAAAACCAGGCAATTTCAATGGTTTCATATTATGCCTCATCTTCAGAACCTGCTCAAGTTCGTGGTAAAACTGTATATATACAGTATTCAAATAGGCAAGAAATTACCAACAATAAAGGCACCGGTGATTCTTCTGGCAATGTCCTGCTTGTCACTTTTGAAGATGTCCAGCCCAATGATGTTAGCATAGATGTTATTCATTTG GTATTCTCTGCTTTTGGGTTTGTTCACAAGATAGCAACGTTTGAGAAAGCTGCTGGTTTTCAG GCACTTATCCAATATACCGATGCCCCAACTGCTCTAGAAGCAAAAAATTCATTGGATGGAAGAAGCATCCCGAG ATATCTGCTCCCTGAGCATGTCAGCATTTGCCACTTGCGTATAACATTTTCTGCGCACAAAGATCTGAATATTAAATTTCAGTCACATCGCAGCAG GGATTACACAAATCCTTATCTTCCTGTTAATCCAACAGCAATCGAGGGAATTGCACAG CTCACATTAGGGCCTGACGGGAAGGTTAAGGAGCCTGAGAGCAATGTACTTTTAGCATCAATTGAGAACATGCAGTATGCTGTGGGAGTGGATGTTCTACACACT GTGTTCAATTCTTTTGGTACTGTCCAAAAGATTGCAATGTTTGAGAAGAATGGTGGAATGCAGGCTCTAATACAATATCCAG TTTCTGAATTAGGGAACTTCAGCAGAGAGGTGTTGGAGTTCGTGAAGACTTAA
- the LOC100829820 gene encoding polypyrimidine tract-binding protein homolog 1 isoform X3 encodes MPSGSTQFRYTQTPSKVLHLRNMPWEATEEELVELCKPFGRVVNTMCNVGANRNQAFVEFADQNQAISMVSYYASSSEPAQVRGKTVYIQYSNRQEITNNKGTGDSSGNVLLVTFEDVQPNDVSIDVIHLVFSAFGFVHKIATFEKAAGFQALIQYTDAPTALEAKNSLDGRSIPRYLLPEHVSICHLRITFSAHKDLNIKFQSHRSRDYTNPYLPVNPTAIEGIAQLTLGPDGKVKEPESNVLLASIENMQYAVGVDVLHTVFNSFGTVQKIAMFEKNGGMQALIQYPDISTAAVAKQALEGHCIYDGGYCT; translated from the exons ATGCCGTCGGGGTCGACGCAGTTCCGATACACGCAGACGCCGTCCAAGGTGCTGCACCTGCGGAATATGCCGTGGGAGgccaccgaggaggagctcgtcgaGCTCTGCAAGCCCTTCGGCAGGGTCGTCAACACCATGTGCAACGTCGGCGCCAACCGCAACCAGGCCTTCGTCGAGTTT GCGGATCAAAACCAGGCAATTTCAATGGTTTCATATTATGCCTCATCTTCAGAACCTGCTCAAGTTCGTGGTAAAACTGTATATATACAGTATTCAAATAGGCAAGAAATTACCAACAATAAAGGCACCGGTGATTCTTCTGGCAATGTCCTGCTTGTCACTTTTGAAGATGTCCAGCCCAATGATGTTAGCATAGATGTTATTCATTTG GTATTCTCTGCTTTTGGGTTTGTTCACAAGATAGCAACGTTTGAGAAAGCTGCTGGTTTTCAG GCACTTATCCAATATACCGATGCCCCAACTGCTCTAGAAGCAAAAAATTCATTGGATGGAAGAAGCATCCCGAG ATATCTGCTCCCTGAGCATGTCAGCATTTGCCACTTGCGTATAACATTTTCTGCGCACAAAGATCTGAATATTAAATTTCAGTCACATCGCAGCAG GGATTACACAAATCCTTATCTTCCTGTTAATCCAACAGCAATCGAGGGAATTGCACAG CTCACATTAGGGCCTGACGGGAAGGTTAAGGAGCCTGAGAGCAATGTACTTTTAGCATCAATTGAGAACATGCAGTATGCTGTGGGAGTGGATGTTCTACACACT GTGTTCAATTCTTTTGGTACTGTCCAAAAGATTGCAATGTTTGAGAAGAATGGTGGAATGCAGGCTCTAATACAATATCCAG ATATATCCACAGCAGCAGTTGCTAAACAAGCTTTGGAGGGGCATTGCATATATGATGGTGGTTACT GCACATGA
- the LOC100829820 gene encoding polypyrimidine tract-binding protein homolog 1 isoform X1, which yields MPSGSTQFRYTQTPSKVLHLRNMPWEATEEELVELCKPFGRVVNTMCNVGANRNQAFVEFADQNQAISMVSYYASSSEPAQVRGKTVYIQYSNRQEITNNKGTGDSSGNVLLVTFEDVQPNDVSIDVIHLVFSAFGFVHKIATFEKAAGFQALIQYTDAPTALEAKNSLDGRSIPRYLLPEHVSICHLRITFSAHKDLNIKFQSHRSRDYTNPYLPVNPTAIEGIAQLTLGPDGKVKEPESNVLLASIENMQYAVGVDVLHTVFNSFGTVQKIAMFEKNGGMQALIQYPDISTAAVAKQALEGHCIYDGGYCKLHLSYSRHTDLNVKAHDERSRDYTASNPSAQVQAAGQAPGLSTAGVAWQNTTPAASFYPSSAGGNPVGQVPAWNPNMQQGAFASASTSYPTQSLMANSGPHYPAVGSSSGAPPMLYQAPQQMPQYGAPPAAPPHAPLAGQPMYFPK from the exons ATGCCGTCGGGGTCGACGCAGTTCCGATACACGCAGACGCCGTCCAAGGTGCTGCACCTGCGGAATATGCCGTGGGAGgccaccgaggaggagctcgtcgaGCTCTGCAAGCCCTTCGGCAGGGTCGTCAACACCATGTGCAACGTCGGCGCCAACCGCAACCAGGCCTTCGTCGAGTTT GCGGATCAAAACCAGGCAATTTCAATGGTTTCATATTATGCCTCATCTTCAGAACCTGCTCAAGTTCGTGGTAAAACTGTATATATACAGTATTCAAATAGGCAAGAAATTACCAACAATAAAGGCACCGGTGATTCTTCTGGCAATGTCCTGCTTGTCACTTTTGAAGATGTCCAGCCCAATGATGTTAGCATAGATGTTATTCATTTG GTATTCTCTGCTTTTGGGTTTGTTCACAAGATAGCAACGTTTGAGAAAGCTGCTGGTTTTCAG GCACTTATCCAATATACCGATGCCCCAACTGCTCTAGAAGCAAAAAATTCATTGGATGGAAGAAGCATCCCGAG ATATCTGCTCCCTGAGCATGTCAGCATTTGCCACTTGCGTATAACATTTTCTGCGCACAAAGATCTGAATATTAAATTTCAGTCACATCGCAGCAG GGATTACACAAATCCTTATCTTCCTGTTAATCCAACAGCAATCGAGGGAATTGCACAG CTCACATTAGGGCCTGACGGGAAGGTTAAGGAGCCTGAGAGCAATGTACTTTTAGCATCAATTGAGAACATGCAGTATGCTGTGGGAGTGGATGTTCTACACACT GTGTTCAATTCTTTTGGTACTGTCCAAAAGATTGCAATGTTTGAGAAGAATGGTGGAATGCAGGCTCTAATACAATATCCAG ATATATCCACAGCAGCAGTTGCTAAACAAGCTTTGGAGGGGCATTGCATATATGATGGTGGTTACTGTAAGCTTCATCTGTCATACTCTCGTCATACTGATCTCAATGTAAAG GCACATGATGAGAGAAGCAGAGACTACACAGCCTCAAATCCTAGCGCCCAGGTGCAAGCTGCAGGTCAAGCCCCAGGTTTAAGCACTGCAGGAGTGGCATGGCAAAACACCACACCAGCTGCTTCCTTTTATCCAAGCTCAGCTGGAGGGAATCCTGTTGGACAAGTGCCAGCATGGAATCCTAACATGCAGCAAGGGGCTTTTGCCTCTGCATCAACGTCTTACCCTACACAATCATTGATGGCAAACTCTGGTCCCCACTATCCTGCAGTAGGATCCAGTTCCGGCGCCCCCCCAATGTTGTACCAAGCTCCACAGCAGATGCCGCAATATGGTGCACCCCCTGCTGCTCCACCTCATGCACCATTGGCTGGCCAACCGATGTACTTCCCGAAATAA